One segment of Antennarius striatus isolate MH-2024 chromosome 5, ASM4005453v1, whole genome shotgun sequence DNA contains the following:
- the vamp3 gene encoding vesicle-associated membrane protein 3 produces MSAIGPEGSGAPSGNRRLQQTQAQVDEVVDIMRVNVDKVLERDQKLSELDDRADALQAGASQFETSAAKLKRKYWWKNCKMWAILIAVIVIIIIIIIVWSLNS; encoded by the exons at GTCAGCCATTGGTCCAGAAGGTTCTGGTGCACCGTCAGGCAATCGACGCCTGCAACAGACCCAGGCCCAAGTAGATGAG GTGGTGGATATTATGCGTGTTAATGTCGACAAAGTACTGGAGCGGGACCAGAAACTGTCTGAACTGGATGATCGAGCAGACGCACTGCAGGCTGGAGCCTCCCAGTTTGAGACTAGTGCTGCTAAGCTGAAGAGGAAGTACTGGTGGAAGAACTGCAAG ATGTGGGCCATCCTTATAGCTGTTAttgtgatcatcatcatcatcattattg TTTGGTCTTTGAATTCATAA